Proteins encoded in a region of the Podospora pseudopauciseta strain CBS 411.78 chromosome 6, whole genome shotgun sequence genome:
- a CDS encoding hypothetical protein (antiSMASH:Cluster_2; EggNog:ENOG503NTVP): MQLVAVFGDCNIVFDPNTTTSSPAVFELGAVNKTHLLEADPDIAGTGTHRRPASNQLPVHSRRDTQAQHQAVPSASVNVASFIADQGHHDGSMTMKYSSVAPLPAFYSHPASPAQPNSFTPYTPTPISQPARPSTPPSFTPYTPTATFEPSRSSTPPPPRTPSPQKQEPSPHTSEVNIPDTATTKTRASPRPRTKSEILYDLFQAALLSISDSQLLLSVAQMINFAISGLCTTSRYHVNIGLHLVLISCWSCLISCWSCLISISLLRNFWKNPATAFLRVAALAVLMGTNGTLILSDRYGVFADAEYTAEYRPPPVHERNSSLLFLPAACFIDKQLHTETFNYIKDQPTLLAAVGAADTKTMRSETVLWGLIIPVTIICVIVSYFQILSQPPTTDIPKAVQILQDYSILP; the protein is encoded by the exons ATGCAGTTGGTGGCGGTTTTCGGCGACTGTAATATTGTCTTTGATCCCAATACTACTACCTCTTCCCCAGCAGTCTTTGAGCTTGGTGCGGTCAATAAAACTCATCTATTGGAAGCCGATCCAGATATTGCTGGAACAGGT ACTCACAGAAGACCGGCATCAAACCAGTTGCCTGTGCATTCACGGCGAGATACCCAGGCCCAGCACCAGGCGGTTCCCTCTGCCTCTGTAAACGTTGCGAGTTTCATCGCCGACCAGGGCCACCATGACGGTAGCATGACTATGAAGTATTCTTCTGTAGCACCACTCCCAGCATTTTATTCACACCCAGCCTCCCCAGCTCAGCCAAACTCATTCACGCCCTACACCCCTACACCGATATCCCAGCCCGCAAGGCCATCCACCCCTCCGTCTTTCACACCCTACACCCCTACAGCAACCTTCGAACCCTCAAGATCATCcaccccgccaccaccacgcaCTCCCAGTCCTCAAAAACAAGAACCATCTCCCCACACAAGTGAGGTCAACATTCCCGacactgccaccaccaaaactCGTGCCTCCCCGAGACCCCGAACGAAATCCGAGATTTTGTACGACCTCTTTCAGGCTgctctcctctccatctccgaCTCCCAACTCCTTCTAAGCGTCGCCCAAATGATCAACTTTGCCATTTCGGGCCTCTGCACCACCTCCCGATACCATGTCAACATCGGCCTTCACCTAGTTCTCATCTCCTGCTGGAGCTGTCTCATATCCTGCTGGAGCTGTCTCATATCCATCTCCCTTCTCCGGAACTTCTGGAAGAACCCCGCCACAGCATTTCTCCGCGTTGCGGCACTGGCTGTGCTGATGGGGACTAATGGAACCCTGATTTTGAGTGACCGGTATGGCGTCTTTGCTGACGCAGAGTACACGGCTGAATAtcgacctcctcccgtcCACGAGCGAAACAGCAGTCTCCTTTTCTTACCAGCGGCCTGCTTCATTGATAAGCAGCTTCACACCGAGACGTTCAACTACATCAAAGACCAGCCAACATTGTTGGCGGCTGTTGGTGCTGCAGATACCAAGACCATGAGGTCGGAGACGGTCCTTTGGGGCCTTATTATTCCAGTTACTATCATTTGTGTCATTGTTTCATACTTTCAGATTCTTTCTCAGCCCCCTACCACCGATATCCCAAAAGCCGTCCAGATCTTACAGGATTATAGTATATTGCCTTGA
- a CDS encoding Type I Iterative PKS (COG:I; antiSMASH:Cluster_2; EggNog:ENOG503NWH8; SMCOG1093:Beta-ketoacyl synthase), with the protein MADLRFEDQPVSQEGQNGRTNGNGIMNGDHHPTSERTTNGDSVNGHPNGNGLSNGSGLPNGSKTQTQPPVEPIAICGMGMRLPGGITDAAGFWDMLYNGRSGRCEVPEDRYNAEGWYGPGKIGHTASKFGYFLDNVNLANMDSSFWSMTKKEIEAMDPQQRLTLEVVYECLQNAGQKPDQLRGKKVGVYLGTFEGDWLELDGRDPQHYHMYRLTGYGDYMSANRIHYEFGFMGPSVTIRTACSSSLTALHDACHAIFSGECESAIVACANVICSPRTTITMQEQGVMSPSALCKTFDADADGYARGEAVSAIYVKKLSDAIRDGDPIRSVVRSTAVNAGGKSSTLTAPNTAAHEALIRRGHQLAGISDFSKTAMIECHGTGTAVGDPIETLAVANIFGDYGIYIGSVKTNLGHSEGASGLSSLIKMTLALENETIPPNLNFTTPNPKIPFKECKLTVPTEPQPWPKDRDHVVGVNSFGIGGSNAHVLLSSASSFGAANAMAHKGDVEAFDADPGLRLLLFSAKHPKALQSMVSQHQAYHLSHPSQLRDMSFSLALKRDALSYRAFCVTDGVDDWTPVVSPRPASREPSRLVFVFSGQGAQWAQMGMALIKNVPEFRQSLRDMDKFLQTLPDGPQWNEIQAPKSRSRISSAELSQPCCTAIQMALVDLLTSYNITPGAVVGHSSGEIAAAYASGAITANEGIAIAYYRGKVMLSVDSTKKPGGMAAVGLGRKEVEPYLSSGVLIGCENSPESTTLTGDKDALEGVMQNIKEANPDILVRALQVDRAYHSHHMRQVAPLYEELLSNMINANDPNIPFYSTVSCKTVKSGRELGPEYWVNNLVSPVRFSTAVSQILREPGRKTFVEIGPHSALAGPLRQILKSAKSTDEYMNILTRGNNSHSDLLHAVGHLWSANQPLHLAPVVGEGKFLVDLPLYPWHYEEPMWYESRLAREWRHRKFPHHDVLGSRILESTDSSPAWRNLLRLESVPWIKEHEVAGDIVFPGVGYVTMAGEAVRQLTGATDFTVRRVHIKAAMILVQETATETITQLQRVPLTNSADSVWYNFTISSYQNGSWLKHAFGQVSAGSEFPHEAPDLAPLPRVVSRKAWYRKLRSLGLEYGPRFLGLRDITANPVEPTLLTHMTNDIRDGESLYAIHPVTLDLVPQAIAPALTNGLTRRFDRVAIPTYIDEMYIGPPATPDMAMEVRITEERKNARIADAVAVSDGKVVISVKGMQVSVISDAEGDGGQDPHAAVELEWKEDVNLMDTTTLIRPAKDRHDVHKLLDRFSALCMLDAAERLRVVEPSRPHLAHFRQWLDGLCVDILGGRYGCLSSQQSDVDMSPARRQETVDTLYAQLLDTEAHAAATAVYRIASNCDSIFSGTTDELALLLEDNVLHQLYDFMQNSEYSAFLDLVAHRKPNLRVLEIGAGTGGTTATVLPALKSAYGERMYLSYTYTDVSPGFFPAAKERFKEYEGLQYAVLDISKDPLEQGFDPESFDLIIACNVLHATPNIHETLSNVRKLVHPRGRLFLQELSPETKWINFVMGVLPGWWLGGADLRFPEPYMDSARWDTELRAAGFAGAEAVAYDGYLNNNIITTPAAPQPPPPKRVTLLHSGETATTTAIAVMASLRAQLQLSGYQIDLHTLDTPSLPENQDILVALDLAEPFFHNLTPGRLASFQELVRQARDRGCGVLWLTGASQVGCVDPRFAPVVGVARVLRTETGLDFATLELDCLGQVDVEFGAVPAVLAEFQRRGPEEEDVRSEAEWACVGGRVLIGRYHFVDVAKGITTAGDGEDGPAKKTVLKLEQHRPGLVNTLFWERRAETALGENDVRVEVQAVGLNFKDVLVSLGIVAEPYSIGRGMGYECSGTVTAVGSSVTEHRVGDRVIASSSGSFTTSLQVSETLCVKMPDTLTFEEGASMLAVYCTAIYCLLDVGRLARGMSVLIHSATGGVGIAAIEVAKMIGAEIYCTVGNESKAEYIVDRFHIPRHHIFNSRDASFLPALLQETGGRGVDVVLNSLAGELLHASWKCVAKFGTFVEIGRRDLVGQGLLAMDVFEANRAFVGFDLLRFSTERPLMIKSLMERALAFYTQGHLRPISPLTTLPATGISDAIRFMQKAQHMGKIVVTMPENRNELVSEATRNPIVLRSDGAYLLVGGLGGLGRAITTWLAEKGARHFVFLSRSAASVSDHDPFVLELEALGCTTVRVSGDVSNYEDVLLAIKAAGRPIAGVLQASMVLRDNSLVDMSWDDWVTASRPKIQGTWNLHNALAREQAEPLDLFFLFSSAGAMSGQWGQANYNAGNTFLDAFVQYRHSLGLPASVLNIGVIGDVGYVSENTDVLDSLRATSQYIMEEPALLDCVELMLKRSAARATTPAAPGGDDAMYRYAQPSQMGIGMRSLLPITAPANRTVWRKDPRMLVYRNLEDTGGAGSGGGASSSDEELTRLLREISSNMTLLRSADTAALIAREIKNTLLGFMMRSEDELDLDGPLASVGIDSLISIELRNWIRRRLGAEVTVLEIVRAPSLRELGVTVQKKLVEKYEARVG; encoded by the exons ATGGCCGACCTGAGGTTTGAAGATCAGCCCGTGTCTCAGGAAGGACAGAATGGCCGAACCAATGGCAATGGCATTATGAATGGGGACCACCATCCGACGTCTGAAAGAACCACAAACGGAGACTCGGTGAACGGCCATCCCAATGGCAACGGACTCTCGAATGGGAGTGGTCTCCCCAATGGCAGCAAgacccaaacccaaccgccGGTCGAGCCTATCGCCATCTGTGGCATGGGCATGCGACTCCCAGGCGGCATCACCGATGCTGCAGGCTTCTGGGACATGCTCTACAACGGACGCAGCGGGCGGTGTGAGGTTCCAGAGGACCGATACAACGCCGAGGGCTGGTACGGCCCAGGCAAGATTGGGCACACAGCCAGCAAGTTCGGCTATTTCCTCGACAACGTCAACCTGGCCAACATGGACTCCTCGTTCTGGTCCATGACCAAGAAAGAAATCGAGGCCATGGACCCGCAGCAGCGACTGACGCTCGAAGTCGTCTACGAGTGCCTACAGAACGCTGGTCAGAAACCCGACCAGCTCCGAGGTAAGAAGGTCGGCGTGTACCTCGGCACTTTTGAAGGCGACTGGCTGGAACTCGACGGCCGCGATCCTCAGCACTACCACATGTACCGCTTGACGGGGTACGGCGACTACATGTCGGCGAATCGTATCCACTACGAGTTCGGCTTCATGGGCCCAAG TGTCACCATCAGGACAGCCTGCTCGTCGTCGCTGACGGCACTCCATGACGCCTGCCACGCTATTTTCTCCGGAGAGTGCGAGTCGGCCATTGTGGCATGCGCCAACGTCATCTGCTCGCCGCGGACGACCATCACCATGCAAGAGCAGGGCGTCATGTCTCCGAGTGCTCTCTGCAAGACATTTGATGCAGACGCCGACGGCTACGCCCGCGGCGAGGCCGTCTCGGCCATCTACGTCAAGAAGCTCAGCGACGCCATCCGAGATGGCGATCCGATTCGGTCCGTGGTCCGGTCGACTGCTGTCAATGCCGGCGGCAAATCCTCGACGCTCACGGCTCCGAACACGGCTGCTCATGAGGCTCTCATCCGGCGCGGCCACCAGCTGGCGGGCATTTCCGACTTTTCTAAGACAGCTATGATTGAGTGTCACGGAACCGGAACTGCT GTCGGGGACCCCATTGAGACACTCGCGGTGGCCAACATCTTTGGAGATTACGGAATATACATTGGATCG GTGAAAACAAACCTGGGGCATAGCGAGGGAGCCTCGGGTCTTTCGAGTCTGATCAAGATGACGTTGGCTCTGGAGAACGAGACGATTCCGCCCAATCTCAACTTCACCACGCCAAATCCCAAAA TTCCGTTCAAGGAGTGCAAGCTCACAGTCCCGACTGAGCCCCAGCCCTGGCCCAAGGACCGAGACCATGTTGTTGGAGTCAACAGTTTCGGAATAGGGGGCTCTAACGCTCAT GTCCTACTCTCGTCCGCTTCCTCATTCGGAGCTGCAAATGCGATGGCACACAAAGGCGATGTCGAGGCCTTCGATGCCGACCCCGGCTTGCGCCTGCTTCTCTTCTCCGCCAAACACCCCAAAGCGCTCCAGTCGATGGTGTCACAGCATCAAGCCTACCACCTCTCTCACCCGTCACAGCTGCGCGACATGAGCTTCTCGCTGGCCCTAAAGCGCGACGCCCTGAGCTACCGGGCATTCTGCGTAACAGATGGAGTGGACGACTGGACGCCAGTTGTCTCGCCCCGCCCGGCTTCTCGCGAGCCGTCAAggctcgtcttcgtctttAGCGGGCAGGGGGCACAGTGGGCGCAGATGGGCATGGCGCTGATCAAGAATGTCCCCGAATTCAGACAGAGCCTCCGAGACATGGACAAGTTCTTGCAAACACTTCCCGACGGCCCGCAGTGGA ACGAGATTCAGGCTCCCAAGAGCCGCAGCCGCATTTCCTCAGCTGAACTGTCACAGCCCTGCTGCACCGCTATCCAGATGGCGCTCGTGGACCTTTTGACGAGTTACAATATCACGCCAGGCGCTGTGGTCGGCCACTCGAGCGGTGAGATTGCCGCGGCGTATGCCAGCGGCGCCATAACGGCGAACGAAGGTATCGCAATTGCGTACTACCGAGGCAAGGTCATGCTCTCGGTAGATTCGACAAAAAAGCCAGGCGGCATGGCTGCCGTGGGCCTCGGGCGCAAGGAGGTCGAGCCGTATCTCAGCAGCGGCGTCCTGATCGGCTGCGAGAACAGCCCTGAGAGCACAACCCTCACTGGAGATAAAGACGCGCTGGAAGGGGTGATGCAGAATATCAAAGAGGCGAACCCGGACATCTTGGTTCGGGCATTGCAGGTTGACCGGGCATATCATTCTC ATCACATGCGACAAGTGGCACCGCTCTATGAAGAGCTCCTCAGCAACATGATCAACGCAAACGACCCCAACATACCGTTTTACTCCACTGTCTCCTGTAAAACAGTAAAGAGCGGCAGGGAACTGGGGCCTGAGTATTGGGTCAACAACTTGGTCTCGCCCGTTCGTTTCTCCACCGCCGTCAGCCAGATCCTGCGGGAGCCGGGGCGCAAGACGTTTGTCGAGATCGGGCCGCACTCGGCGCTGGCCGGTCCACTGCGCCAGATACTCAAATCCGCCAAGTCCACCGACGAGTATATGAACATCCTGACACGCGGGAATAACTCCCACTCTGACCTGCTCCATGCAGTGGGCCACCTGTGGTCCGCCAACCAGCCCCTACATCTCGCCCCGGTTGTCGGTGAAGGTAAATTCCTCGTGGATCTGCCTCTGTACCCCTGGCACTACGAAGAGCCTATGTGGTACGAGAGCCGCCTGGCACGAGAGTGGCGCCACCGGAAGTTCCCACACCATGATGTGCTGGGCTCCCGGATTCTGGAAAGCACCGATTCCAGCCCGGCCTGGCGGAACCTGCTGCGGCTTGAGTCGGTGCCCTGGATCAAGGAGCATGAAGTCGCTGGCGACATCGTCTTCCCCGGCGTGGGCTACGTCACCATGGCGGGCGAGGCTGTGCGGCAGCTCACGGGCGCCACCGACTTTACGGTTCGGCGTGTGCACATCAAGGCGGCCATGATCCTAGTCCAAGAAACCGCGACGGAAACCATCACACAGCTCCAGCGCGTGCCGCTGACCAACTCGGCCGACTCGGTCTGGTACAACTTTACCATCTCCAGCTACCAAAACGGCAGCTGGCTGAAGCACGCCTTCGGGCAGGTCTCGGCAGGCTCCGAGTTCCCGCACGAGGCCCCCGATCTGGCGCCGTTGCCGCGCGTGGTTTCGCGAAAGGCCTGGTACCGCAAGCTGCGTTCGCTTGGGCTCGAGTACGGTCCCCGGTTCCTCGGACTTAGGGACATCACTGCCAACCCCGTAGAGCCAACGCTGCTGACGCACATGACAAACGATATCCGCGACGGAGAGTCGCTCTACGCCATCCACCCCGTGACGCTGGATCTTGTGCCACAAGCAATAGCCCCGGCATTGACCAACGGCCTGACCAGGCGGTTTGACCGGGTGGCCATCCCCACGTACATTGACGAGATGTACATTGGACCCCCGGCAACACCAGACATGGCCATGGAGGTCCGCATCACCGAGGAGCGCAAGAATGCGCGCATTGCAGATGCTGTTGCCGTGTCAGATGGCAAGGTAGTCATCTCGGTGAAGGGCATGCAGGTGTCCGTCATCAGCGACGCCGAGGGCGACGGCGGACAAGACCCCCACGCGGCTGTCGAGCTCGAGTGGAAGGAAGACGTCAACTTGAtggacaccaccaccctcatccGCCCGGCAAAGGACCGGCATGACGTCCACAAACTACTCGACAGGTTCTCGGCGCTGTGCATGCTTGACGCCGCCGAGCGGCTGCGGGTCGTCGAACCGTCCAGGCCCCATCTCGCGCACTTTCGACAATGGCTGGACGGCCTTTGCGTTGACATCTTGGGTGGCCGCTACGGATGCTTGTCTTCTCAGCAAAGCGATGTCGACATGTCCCCGGCTCGCCGCCAAGAGACGGTCGACACGCTGTACGCCCAGCTCTTGGACACGGAGGCGCACGCAGCGGCGACGGCCGTCTACCGCATCGCCAGCAACTGCGACTCCATCTTCAGCGGTACCACGGACGAGCTGGCCCTCCTGCTCGAAGACAATGTCCTCCACCAGCTGTACGATTTTATGCAGAATTCGGAGTACTCGGCGTTCCTTGATCTAGTGGCTCACCGAAAGCCCAACCTCAGGGTGCTGGAGATTGGCGCGGGCACCGGTGGGACAACGGCGACCGTCCTGCCCGCTCTCAAGTCAGCTTATGGTGAGCGCATGTACCTGTCGTACACCTACACTGATGTGTCCCCGGGCTTCTTCCCCGCTGCCAAGGAACGCTTCAAGGAGTATGAGGGCCTCCAGTATGCCGTGCTGGATATTTCCAAGGACCCCCTGGAACAGGGTTTCGATCCCGAGAGCTTCGACCTTATTATCGCCTGCAAT GTCTTACACGCAACACCAAACATCCACGAGACCCTGTCCAACGTCCGCAAGCTCGTCCACCCTCGGGGAAGGCTGTTCCTGCAGGAACTTTCTCCAG AAACCAAATGGATCAACTTCGTCATGGGCGTCCTGCCGGGCTGGTGGCTCGGTGGCGCCGATTTGCGGTTTCCCGAGCCGTACATGGACAGCGCCCGCTGGGACACAGAGCTGCGCGCGGCAGGCTTCGCCGGCGCAGAAGCAGTCGCATACGACGGctacctcaacaacaacatcatcaccacgcCCGCCGCAccgcagccaccacccccgaaACGAGTCACCCTGCTCCATTCGGGAGAGACcgctaccaccaccgccatagCCGTCATGGCCTCTCTTCGcgcccagctccagctcTCCGGCTACCAAATCGACCTGCACACCCTCGACACCCCGTCCCTCCCAGAAAACCAAGACATTCTCGTAGCACTAGACCTCGCCGAACCCTTCTTCCACAACCTCACACCGGGCCGGCTTGCCTCCTTCCAGGAGCTGGTGCGGCAGGCGCGCGACCGCGGCTGCGGCGTGCTGTGGCTCACGGGCGCGAGCCAGGTCGGCTGCGTGGACCCGCGCTTTGCGCCCGTGGTCGGAGTGGCGCGCGTGCTGCGCACGGAGACGGGGTTGGATTTTGCGACGCTAGAGTTGGATTGTTTGGGCCAGGTCGATGTTGAGTTTGGGGCCGTGCCGGCTGTGTTGGCCGAGTTTCAGCGCCgggggccggaggaggaggatgtcagGTCTGAGGCGGAGTGGGCGTGCGTTGGGGGTAGGGTGCTGATTGGCCGATACCACTTTGTTGATGTCGCAAAGGGGATTACCACGGCgggtgatggagaggatgggcCCGCGAAAAAGACGGTGCTGAAGCTGGAGCAACATCGTCCTGGTCTGGTGAATACGCTATTCTGGGAGCGGAGAGCCGAGACGGCGCTGGGGGAGAATGATGTTCGGGTTGAGGTGCAGGCTGTTGGGTTGAATTTCAAG GATGTCCTCGTCTCGCTGGGGATTGTGGCCGAGCCCTACTCCATCGGGCGCGGCATGGGCTACGAGTGCAGCGGCACCGTGACAGCCGTCGGATCCAGCGTCACCGAGCATCGTGTCGGCGATCGCGTCATTGCCAGCTCGAGCGGGTCGTTTACCACTTCTCTGCAAGTGTCAGAAACGCTATGCGTCAAGATGCCAGATACCCTGACGTTTGAGGAGGGTGCCTCAATGCTCGCCGTTTATTGTACCGCTATATACTGTCTCCTCGACGTCGGTCGCCTAGCAAGGGGCATG TCGGTGCTTATTCACTCGGCCacgggtggtgttggtatCGCGGCTATTGAAGTTGCCAAGATGATTGGCGCTGAG ATTTACTGCACCGTCGGCAACGAGTCAAAGGCCGAGTACATTGTGGACCGCTTCCACATTCCGCGCCATCACATCTTTAACTCCCGAGATGCGTCTTTCCTTCCCGCACTGCTGCAGGAGACCGGAGGGCGCGGCGTCGACGTTGTCCTCAACTCCCTGGCAGGCGAGCTCCTGCACGCGTCCTGGAAGTGCGTAGCCAAGTTTGGCACCTTTGTCGAGATTGGTCGCCGCGATCTTGTCGGTCAAGGGCTGCTGGCCATGGACGTGTTCGAGGCGAACCGGGCATTTGTTGGCTTTGATCTACTGCGCTTCTCCACTGAGCGACCCCTGATGATCAAGAG CCTCATGGAACGCGCCCTTGCCTTCTACACGCAAGGACATCTGCGCCCCATTTCCCCCCTGACAACCCTGCCCGCCACCGGCATATCCGACGCCATTCGGTTCATGCAGAAGGCTCAGCACATGGGAAAGATCGTGGTCACTATGCCCGAGAATCGCAACGAACTCGTGTCTGAGGCGACCCGCAATCCGATAGTGTTGCGGAGCGATGGTGCGTATCTTCTCGTCGGTGGTCTGGGTGGCCTGGGTCGCGCCATCACAACTTGGCTTGCCGAAAAGGGGGCTAGACATTTTGTCTTCCTGTCCCGGTCAGCCGCGTCTGTTTCTGACCATGACCCtttcgtcctcgagcttgaAGCTCTGGGCTGCACGACCGTAAGGGTATCAGGCGATGTGTCCAACTATGAGGATGTGTTGCTGGCCATCAAGGCAGCGGGAAGGCCGATTGCTGGTGTGCTGCAGGCATCCATGGTCCTCCGG GACAACAGTCTGGTCGATATGTCGTGGGACGACTGGGTGACGGCGTCCCGGCCCAAGATCCAGGGCACCTGGAATCTGCACAATGCACTCGCCCGCGAGCAGGCCGAGCCGCTGGACctgttcttcctcttcagTTCCGCTGGCGCCATGAGCGGGCAGTGGGGCCAGGCCAATTACAACGCCGGCAACACCTTCCTCGACGCCTTCGTGCAGTACCGTCACTCGCTCGGGCTGCCGGCCAGCGTGCTCAACATTGGCGTCATCGGGGACGTGGGCTATGTCAGCGAAAACACGGACGTTCTCGACTCACTACGGGCCACATCCCAGTACATCATGGAAGAGCCCGCGCTGCTAGACTGTGTCGAGCTCATGCTCAAGCGGTCGGCGGCCCGAGCGACGACGCCGGCCGCCCCCGGCGGTGATGATGCCATGTACCGCTATGCACAGCCTTCGCAGATGGGTATCGGCATGCGCTCCCTGCTGCCCATCACGGCACCCGCCAACCGCACCGTCTGGCGCAAGGACCCGCGGATGCTGGTGTATCGCAACCTGGAGGACACGGGCGGCGCCGGGTCGGGCGGCGGAGCGTCGTCGTCGGACGAGGAGCTGACGCGGTTGCTGCGGGAAATCAGCTCTAACATGACGCTGCTCCGGTCGGCAGATACGGCGGCGCTGATCGCACGCGAGATCAAAAATACGCTCCTCGGCTTCATGATGCGGTCCGAGGACGAGCTGGACCTCGACGGCCCGCTGGCGTCGGTGGGCATTGACTCGCTGATCAGCATCGAGCTCCGGAACTGGATCCGTCGACGGCTTGGGGCCGAGGTTACTGTGCTGGAGATTGTGCGCGCGCCGAGCTTGAGGGAGCTGGGCGTGACGGTGCAAAAGAAACTCGTGGAGAAGTACGAGGCGCGGGTTGGATAG
- a CDS encoding hypothetical protein (EggNog:ENOG503PHEW; COG:S; antiSMASH:Cluster_2), producing the protein MDDDSDGHTRWPACHRCHSSKLRCRRAPNQRACNRCIRAQAECSPRPSRRGQQVASTTANLNNAVYPTQGTGSTLPVMDLSMGGTTSSTTPPDNIKALDSSSLGTLDTLDSRMLQAMDSWPRLSGSDISSPINPLLYQDFFHLTEVPTALGGKPQLGGLQNASASEAEGSQASQIDRTMNDSEQALGHRQSRTTGLDARVHELARLNILLVSQQEATAESIHALRASPEAQAYGGRQSDCLNLEETLRIALQLLSILRQSAPAHDPATALLFLSCYSRLAAIFRNVFECLQRILDEGSTISQTPLSRLFPRVQLGSVCLGDGSERLQAEMVLDASERVFIDISMKIELRFTEKDPTSSGGQEAESQWPTFGMLDEGIRIVPAERSVVTGLVDKLRSALKQY; encoded by the exons ATGGATGACGACAGCGATGGTCATACCAGGTGGCCTGCCTGCCACCGGTGTCACAGTTCCAAATTGCGCTGCAGGAGGGCTCCCAACCAGAGAGCATGCAACCGGTGCATCCGGGCCCAGGCCGAATGCTCCCCTCGTCCCTCGCGGCGGGGCCAGCAGGTTGCGAGTACGACGGCGAATCTAAACAATGCCGTTTATCCAACCCAAGGGACGGGCTCCACTCTGCCGGTCATGGATCTAAGCATGGGCGGCACTACCAGCTCAACAACACCGCCTGATAATATCAAGGCATTGGACTCGTCCAGTCTTGGCACTCTCGATACACTCGACTCACGTATGCTCCAGGCCATGGACTCGTGGCCACGGCTGAGCGGATCTGACATTTCCTCCCCTATCAATCCGCTATTGTACCAAGATTTCTTCCATCTCACAGAGGTGCCGACGGCATTGGGCGGCAAGCCTCAGCTGGGTGGGCTCCAGAATGCCTCGGCGAGTGAAGCTGAGGGGAGCCAGGCGAGCCAAATTGACCGCACAATGAACGATAGCGAACAAGCACTTGGGCACCGACAAAGCCGGACAACCGGCCTGGATGCTCGGGTCCACGAGCTCGCCCGCCTCAACATTCTTCTGGTGAGTCAGCAGGAAGCAACGGCAGAGTCCATCCACGCACTGCGGGCGTCGCCAGAAGCCCAGGCGTATGGCGGCCGCCAGAGTGATTGCTTGAACTTGGAGGAAACGCTGCGGATAGCGCTCCAGCTGCTTAGTATCCTCCGCCAGTCGGCGCCGGCCCATGATCCG GCGACGGCCCTGCTCTTCCTCTCGTGCTATTCGCGCCTGGCAGCCATCTTCCGCAACGTGTTCGAGTGCCTCCAGCGGATTCTCGACGAGGGCAGCACCATCTCGCAGACGCCGCTGTCTCGCCTGTTCCCCCGCGTGCAGCTGGGGTCAGTCTGTCTCGGCGACGGGAGCGAGCGGCTgcaggccgagatggtgCTCGATGCTTCCGAGCGTGTCTTTATCGACATCTCGATGAAGATTGAACTAAGATTCACCGAGAAGGACCCCACATCTTCTGGGGGGCAGGAAGCAGAGTCTCAGTGGCCCACCTTTGGCATGTTGGATGAAGGTATTCGCATTGTGCCCGCGGAGCGCTCGGTGGTGACGGGACTTGTAGACAAGCTTAGAAGCGCATTGAAGCAATATTAG